One region of Nycticebus coucang isolate mNycCou1 chromosome 10, mNycCou1.pri, whole genome shotgun sequence genomic DNA includes:
- the NIT1 gene encoding deaminated glutathione amidase isoform X1, producing the protein MLRMVLAVSSCWDSSPGLLSNFCPFFCVPDSGYLDSRPRAMASSSSSWELPLVAVCQVTSTPDKQQNFKICAELVREAARLGACLAFLPEAFDFIARDPAETLHLSEPLGGTLLGEYTQLARECGLWLSLGGFHERGQDWEQTQKIYNCHVLLNSKGSVVATYRKTHLCDVEIPGQGPMRESNSTMPGPTLESPVSTPAGKIGLAICYDMRFPELSLSLAQAGAEILTYPSAFGSVTGPAHWEVLLRARAIETQCYVVAAAQCGRHHEKRASYGHSMVVDPWGTVVARCSEGPGLCLARIDLNYLRQLRQHLPVFQHRRPDLYGNLGHLLS; encoded by the exons GCTGGGATTCATCACCAGGCCTCCTCAGCAACTTCTGTCCCTTCTTCTGTGTCCCGGACTCCGGATACCTCGACTCTCG GCCCAGAGCCATGGctagctcctcttcctcctgggaACTGCCCCTGGTGGCTGTATGCCAGGTAACATCCACACCAGACAAGCaacagaactttaaaatatgtgCTGAGCTGGTTCGAGAAGCTGCCAGACTGGGTGCTTGCCTGGCTTTCCTACCTGAGGCATTTGACTTCATTGCACGAGACCCTGCAGAGACGCTGCACCTGTCTGAGCCACTGGGTGGGACTCTTTTGGGAGAATATACCCAGCTTGCCAG GGAATGTGGACTCTGGCTGTCCTTGGGTGGTTTCCATGAGCGTGGCCAAGACTGGGAGCAGACTCAGAAAATCTACAATTGTCATGTGCTTCTGAACAGCAAGG GATCAGTAGTGGCCACTTACAGGAAGACACATTTGTGTGATGTAGAGATTCCAGGGCAGGGGCCTATGCGCGAAAGCAACTCTACCATGCCTGGGCCCACTCTGGAGTCACCTGTCAGCACACCAGCAGGCAAG ATTGGTCTAGCTATCTGCTATGACATGCGATTCCCTGAACTCTCTCTGTCATTGGCTCAAGCTGGAGCAGAAATACTTACCTACCCTTCAGCTTTTGGATCTGTTACAGGCCCAGCCCATTGGGAG GTATTGTTGCGGGCCCGTGCCATTGAAACCCAGTGCTATGTAGTGGCAGCTGCACAATGTGGACGCCACCATGAGAAGAGAGCAAGTTATGGCCACAGCATGGTGGTAGACCCCTGGGGAACAGTGGTGGCCCGCTGCTCTGAGGGGCCAGGTCTCTGCCTTGCCCGGATCGACCTCAACTATCTGCGACAGTTACGCCAACACCTGCCTGTATTCCAGCACCGCAGGCCTGATCTCTATGGCAATCTGGGCCACCTGCTGTCTTAA
- the NIT1 gene encoding deaminated glutathione amidase isoform X2, whose product MLGFITRPPQQLLSLLLCPGLRIPRLSVHCAQPRPRAMASSSSSWELPLVAVCQVTSTPDKQQNFKICAELVREAARLGACLAFLPEAFDFIARDPAETLHLSEPLGGTLLGEYTQLARECGLWLSLGGFHERGQDWEQTQKIYNCHVLLNSKGSVVATYRKTHLCDVEIPGQGPMRESNSTMPGPTLESPVSTPAGKIGLAICYDMRFPELSLSLAQAGAEILTYPSAFGSVTGPAHWEVLLRARAIETQCYVVAAAQCGRHHEKRASYGHSMVVDPWGTVVARCSEGPGLCLARIDLNYLRQLRQHLPVFQHRRPDLYGNLGHLLS is encoded by the exons GCTGGGATTCATCACCAGGCCTCCTCAGCAACTTCTGTCCCTTCTTCTGTGTCCCGGACTCCGGATACCTCGACTCTCGGTACATTGTGCTCAGCCCAG GCCCAGAGCCATGGctagctcctcttcctcctgggaACTGCCCCTGGTGGCTGTATGCCAGGTAACATCCACACCAGACAAGCaacagaactttaaaatatgtgCTGAGCTGGTTCGAGAAGCTGCCAGACTGGGTGCTTGCCTGGCTTTCCTACCTGAGGCATTTGACTTCATTGCACGAGACCCTGCAGAGACGCTGCACCTGTCTGAGCCACTGGGTGGGACTCTTTTGGGAGAATATACCCAGCTTGCCAG GGAATGTGGACTCTGGCTGTCCTTGGGTGGTTTCCATGAGCGTGGCCAAGACTGGGAGCAGACTCAGAAAATCTACAATTGTCATGTGCTTCTGAACAGCAAGG GATCAGTAGTGGCCACTTACAGGAAGACACATTTGTGTGATGTAGAGATTCCAGGGCAGGGGCCTATGCGCGAAAGCAACTCTACCATGCCTGGGCCCACTCTGGAGTCACCTGTCAGCACACCAGCAGGCAAG ATTGGTCTAGCTATCTGCTATGACATGCGATTCCCTGAACTCTCTCTGTCATTGGCTCAAGCTGGAGCAGAAATACTTACCTACCCTTCAGCTTTTGGATCTGTTACAGGCCCAGCCCATTGGGAG GTATTGTTGCGGGCCCGTGCCATTGAAACCCAGTGCTATGTAGTGGCAGCTGCACAATGTGGACGCCACCATGAGAAGAGAGCAAGTTATGGCCACAGCATGGTGGTAGACCCCTGGGGAACAGTGGTGGCCCGCTGCTCTGAGGGGCCAGGTCTCTGCCTTGCCCGGATCGACCTCAACTATCTGCGACAGTTACGCCAACACCTGCCTGTATTCCAGCACCGCAGGCCTGATCTCTATGGCAATCTGGGCCACCTGCTGTCTTAA
- the NIT1 gene encoding deaminated glutathione amidase isoform X5, translating to MLRMVLAVSSCRTYCLSCRPRLGFITRPPQQLLSLLLCPGLRIPRLSVHCAQPRPRAMASSSSSWELPLVAVCQVTSTPDKQQNFKICAELVREAARLGACLAFLPEAFDFIARDPAETLHLSEPLGGTLLGEYTQLARECGLWLSLGGFHERGQDWEQTQKIYNCHVLLNSKGSVVATYRKTHLCDVEIPGQGPMRESNSTMPGPTLESPVSTPAGKIGLAICYDMRFPELSLSLAQAGAEILTYPSAFGSVTGPAHWEVLLRARAIETQCYVVAAAQCGRHHEKRASYGHSMVVDPWGTVVARCSEGPGLCLARIDLNYLRQLRQHLPVFQHRRPDLYGNLGHLLS from the exons GCTGGGATTCATCACCAGGCCTCCTCAGCAACTTCTGTCCCTTCTTCTGTGTCCCGGACTCCGGATACCTCGACTCTCGGTACATTGTGCTCAGCCCAG GCCCAGAGCCATGGctagctcctcttcctcctgggaACTGCCCCTGGTGGCTGTATGCCAGGTAACATCCACACCAGACAAGCaacagaactttaaaatatgtgCTGAGCTGGTTCGAGAAGCTGCCAGACTGGGTGCTTGCCTGGCTTTCCTACCTGAGGCATTTGACTTCATTGCACGAGACCCTGCAGAGACGCTGCACCTGTCTGAGCCACTGGGTGGGACTCTTTTGGGAGAATATACCCAGCTTGCCAG GGAATGTGGACTCTGGCTGTCCTTGGGTGGTTTCCATGAGCGTGGCCAAGACTGGGAGCAGACTCAGAAAATCTACAATTGTCATGTGCTTCTGAACAGCAAGG GATCAGTAGTGGCCACTTACAGGAAGACACATTTGTGTGATGTAGAGATTCCAGGGCAGGGGCCTATGCGCGAAAGCAACTCTACCATGCCTGGGCCCACTCTGGAGTCACCTGTCAGCACACCAGCAGGCAAG ATTGGTCTAGCTATCTGCTATGACATGCGATTCCCTGAACTCTCTCTGTCATTGGCTCAAGCTGGAGCAGAAATACTTACCTACCCTTCAGCTTTTGGATCTGTTACAGGCCCAGCCCATTGGGAG GTATTGTTGCGGGCCCGTGCCATTGAAACCCAGTGCTATGTAGTGGCAGCTGCACAATGTGGACGCCACCATGAGAAGAGAGCAAGTTATGGCCACAGCATGGTGGTAGACCCCTGGGGAACAGTGGTGGCCCGCTGCTCTGAGGGGCCAGGTCTCTGCCTTGCCCGGATCGACCTCAACTATCTGCGACAGTTACGCCAACACCTGCCTGTATTCCAGCACCGCAGGCCTGATCTCTATGGCAATCTGGGCCACCTGCTGTCTTAA
- the NIT1 gene encoding deaminated glutathione amidase isoform X3, giving the protein MLRMVLAVSSCRTYCLSCRPRLGFITRPPQQLLSLLLCPGLRIPRLSVHCAQPRPRAMASSSSSWELPLVAVCQVTSTPDKQQNFKICAELVREAARLGACLAFLPEAFDFIARDPAETLHLSEPLGGTLLGEYTQLARECGLWLSLGGFHERGQDWEQTQKIYNCHVLLNSKGSVVATYRKTHLCDVEIPGQGPMRESNSTMPGPTLESPVSTPAGKVLLRARAIETQCYVVAAAQCGRHHEKRASYGHSMVVDPWGTVVARCSEGPGLCLARIDLNYLRQLRQHLPVFQHRRPDLYGNLGHLLS; this is encoded by the exons GCTGGGATTCATCACCAGGCCTCCTCAGCAACTTCTGTCCCTTCTTCTGTGTCCCGGACTCCGGATACCTCGACTCTCGGTACATTGTGCTCAGCCCAG GCCCAGAGCCATGGctagctcctcttcctcctgggaACTGCCCCTGGTGGCTGTATGCCAGGTAACATCCACACCAGACAAGCaacagaactttaaaatatgtgCTGAGCTGGTTCGAGAAGCTGCCAGACTGGGTGCTTGCCTGGCTTTCCTACCTGAGGCATTTGACTTCATTGCACGAGACCCTGCAGAGACGCTGCACCTGTCTGAGCCACTGGGTGGGACTCTTTTGGGAGAATATACCCAGCTTGCCAG GGAATGTGGACTCTGGCTGTCCTTGGGTGGTTTCCATGAGCGTGGCCAAGACTGGGAGCAGACTCAGAAAATCTACAATTGTCATGTGCTTCTGAACAGCAAGG GATCAGTAGTGGCCACTTACAGGAAGACACATTTGTGTGATGTAGAGATTCCAGGGCAGGGGCCTATGCGCGAAAGCAACTCTACCATGCCTGGGCCCACTCTGGAGTCACCTGTCAGCACACCAGCAGGCAAG GTATTGTTGCGGGCCCGTGCCATTGAAACCCAGTGCTATGTAGTGGCAGCTGCACAATGTGGACGCCACCATGAGAAGAGAGCAAGTTATGGCCACAGCATGGTGGTAGACCCCTGGGGAACAGTGGTGGCCCGCTGCTCTGAGGGGCCAGGTCTCTGCCTTGCCCGGATCGACCTCAACTATCTGCGACAGTTACGCCAACACCTGCCTGTATTCCAGCACCGCAGGCCTGATCTCTATGGCAATCTGGGCCACCTGCTGTCTTAA
- the NIT1 gene encoding deaminated glutathione amidase isoform X4 yields MASSSSSWELPLVAVCQVTSTPDKQQNFKICAELVREAARLGACLAFLPEAFDFIARDPAETLHLSEPLGGTLLGEYTQLARECGLWLSLGGFHERGQDWEQTQKIYNCHVLLNSKGSVVATYRKTHLCDVEIPGQGPMRESNSTMPGPTLESPVSTPAGKIGLAICYDMRFPELSLSLAQAGAEILTYPSAFGSVTGPAHWEVLLRARAIETQCYVVAAAQCGRHHEKRASYGHSMVVDPWGTVVARCSEGPGLCLARIDLNYLRQLRQHLPVFQHRRPDLYGNLGHLLS; encoded by the exons ATGGctagctcctcttcctcctgggaACTGCCCCTGGTGGCTGTATGCCAGGTAACATCCACACCAGACAAGCaacagaactttaaaatatgtgCTGAGCTGGTTCGAGAAGCTGCCAGACTGGGTGCTTGCCTGGCTTTCCTACCTGAGGCATTTGACTTCATTGCACGAGACCCTGCAGAGACGCTGCACCTGTCTGAGCCACTGGGTGGGACTCTTTTGGGAGAATATACCCAGCTTGCCAG GGAATGTGGACTCTGGCTGTCCTTGGGTGGTTTCCATGAGCGTGGCCAAGACTGGGAGCAGACTCAGAAAATCTACAATTGTCATGTGCTTCTGAACAGCAAGG GATCAGTAGTGGCCACTTACAGGAAGACACATTTGTGTGATGTAGAGATTCCAGGGCAGGGGCCTATGCGCGAAAGCAACTCTACCATGCCTGGGCCCACTCTGGAGTCACCTGTCAGCACACCAGCAGGCAAG ATTGGTCTAGCTATCTGCTATGACATGCGATTCCCTGAACTCTCTCTGTCATTGGCTCAAGCTGGAGCAGAAATACTTACCTACCCTTCAGCTTTTGGATCTGTTACAGGCCCAGCCCATTGGGAG GTATTGTTGCGGGCCCGTGCCATTGAAACCCAGTGCTATGTAGTGGCAGCTGCACAATGTGGACGCCACCATGAGAAGAGAGCAAGTTATGGCCACAGCATGGTGGTAGACCCCTGGGGAACAGTGGTGGCCCGCTGCTCTGAGGGGCCAGGTCTCTGCCTTGCCCGGATCGACCTCAACTATCTGCGACAGTTACGCCAACACCTGCCTGTATTCCAGCACCGCAGGCCTGATCTCTATGGCAATCTGGGCCACCTGCTGTCTTAA